TGCTTGGAAGTCAGCAAGGGGATGCTGTTGGTATGGCAATAATCGCGCAATTTGGGCGAAACAGACAAGCCGTTGGCAACGATGACCAAAGACATAGGGATGTCGAAAAGCTCGCCGAAATCGTAGTTGAGCTCGCCCGATTCCAAGCGGCGCAAATATTCGGCTTCGGCTACGCCGACAACTTGAATTTGGTTGGGATGGATAAAGTTTAAGTGGCCGACCAAGGCCAAGACGGGTTTATCGGCTTCGACACCGATACGGTTGTCCGCGCCGGAATTGCCGGCAGCCCAAGCAAGTTCGAGTTTGTGCTGATTGTCGGAAAACAGGCGGCGGACGGATATGCTGGGCATGAATTACTCTTCGCTCAGGAGTGTGCGTACTTCTTCGGCAGAAGTAGCGGCCATCAACGCTTCACGGATGGCTTTTTGAGAGAATCTACCGGCCAGTTTGGACAAGACTTCCAAATGTTCGCCGGTAGCGTTTTCAGGCACAAGCAGGATGAAAATCAGAGAAACGGGTTTGCCGTCGGGCGCATCAAAGGCGACCGGTTCTTTGGTGCGGATAAATGCACCGGTGGCTTTTTTCACGCATGCGTGACGGCCATGGGGAATCGCCACCCCCTGCCCCAAACCGGTCGAACCGAGTTTTTCACGGGCAAACAGGCAGTCGAACACGTTGGTATTCGGTAATTCTGCTTCATTCTCCAGCAGCTGTGCAGCCTCTTCAAACAGACGCTTTTTGCTGCTGACTTCCAAATCCAAAACGATATGGGACAAAGGTAAAATTTCGCCGATCAGGCTCATGTGTATCTCTTTTAAATGTCGCAAAACAATGGGATTGTACCGATTGTCGGTGCAAATCTCAATCCTGAAGGCGTAATTTACACTCGCCCTGCTAACATTTTCCATGTTGTTTTTGATATTTTTTAACGAGCTAAAAATAAGCCAACTGCTTGCTTATATTGGATTTAAAGTAAAAATTCTATCATTAGCCAAACTATGATTCAAATGAAAAGGGGTATGTCCGGCATACCCCTTTTCCCTTCTTTTCAGACGGCCTCAACCTAGTTTTTTAAAACAATTTGGAAACCAAAAACAACCAGAAATAATGGCAGACCAATCCGCAAAACCACGCCAAGCCGATGCGGTTGTTGGCCAAAAACGTTTGGAAGCACAACTGGCGGTCGCGCGTGCGGATGGCTGCATATTGCTGGCACTGCCAATACGCGGTTATCGGCAATACCAGCCAATAAGGCCAAGTTGCGCCGATTTTAATACCCAGCACCACCATCAATACGGTAAACCAAAAATGGCAAAGCATAGAGGCGGTAATGTCGTGATGGCCAAATGTGATTGCCGAAGTTTTGATGCCAATTTTCAAATCGTCTTCTTTGTCCGCCATGGCATAAATCGTGTCGTAAGCCAACGTCCATAAGGCATTGGCGGTAAACATCAGCCACGCTTCGGAAGGCACTCGGCCTTGCACGGCGGCAAAGGCCATGGGAATGCCGAACGAAAATGCCAGTCCTAAATAAAACTGCGGCAACGGGAAAAAGCGTTTGGTAAAGGGATATGTGATGGCCAGGAACAAGGCCGGAAGGCTCATCAGCCAAGTAAAGCGGTTGAGCTGCACCAAGCATAAAGCTGCCATCAGACACAACATGACGGTCAAAAGCAGCGCTTCGATTTTAGAAACCAAACCTTTGGCAAACGGGCGGTTTTTAGTGCGCTCTACTGCACCGTCAAAATTGCGGTCGGCAAAGTCATTTACCACGCAACCTGCGCTGCGCATCAAAAATGTGCCTGCGCTAAAGGCAAGAAAAATATCCGCGTCAGGAACGCCTTTAGACGCAATCCACAATGCCCAATAAGTCGGCCACAGCAAAAGCAGTGTGCCAATGGGTTTGTCGACGCGCATCAGTTTGGCGTATATCACCATCCGTCCGACAGCGTAACGCGGTAGAAATTGTAGAAAAAAGCGCCTTATGTTCATTGATGTAATGTGTCGTTGTTTATGTGTCGATTCGGAAGGAAAGGCTTTTTAGAGCCTTAGCTCTTATTATAATTTATTGCCGTCTGAAATCAAACAGATCTTAACAATTTAATTTATTGTATTATATCAGAATTATGACAAACATCGGTAAACGGTTTTATTTTCAGACAGCCTTAGCGGTATAAATCTATTAATTTCAATAAGAAATATTCTGTTAATTCCAATGTTTCGCCGTTCCAATCGAAATACGAACGGCGCGCGGTAACAGGCCGTCTGAAAGATGGATGGTCGAAATCTTCAAAACGAAGAAACTCAAAATCCGAACGCTTCAACGGCAATGTACCGTCAAACAGGCGCTCGCCCAAAGGCTGCGTTCCGCAATCCAATAATTCTGTCCATAGACTGCTGTCCGGCCGGCACGCGCTTCTGGCTTGTATCACTGTTTCGCCGTCCAGTTTGAGCAAAACATCGCGCACAAAGATTTCGTCTCCATTTTCCACTCCCTTCGTCAAACCCAAATACACCGGCTCGACTGAAAAATCCTTACCGGAAGCGCGCAAAGCGGCAGTTAGCGAAGAAACGGTCAGCAGATGTTCGGCCTTAGACGGCAAAAGACTTGAAGCTTCGGCATGTGAACAAAGCGTGCCACGCGGTATATCAAGCTCCATCTGACACCTCTGTCTTGGCCAATTCCTGCCATTTGGCTTCAGGAAACTCATCTTTCAGACGGCCTTTAAGATATTCCAAAGTATCGCCGGCAACGGTTTCATCTTTGCTGTCGTGAATATGGTTGAAAATCAGGCTGTGCAACCGGATGCCGTATTGTTTGAGCGCAGCGAAGCTGAGCAGGGTGTGGTTGATGCTACCGAGCCGTCCGCTGGTAACGAGGATGACGGGATAAGCCTGTTGCTGAATATAATCAATAGTCAACAAATCTTCCGTCA
This genomic interval from Neisseria sp. Marseille-Q5346 contains the following:
- the ptsN gene encoding PTS IIA-like nitrogen regulatory protein PtsN, translating into MSLIGEILPLSHIVLDLEVSSKKRLFEEAAQLLENEAELPNTNVFDCLFAREKLGSTGLGQGVAIPHGRHACVKKATGAFIRTKEPVAFDAPDGKPVSLIFILLVPENATGEHLEVLSKLAGRFSQKAIREALMAATSAEEVRTLLSEE
- the ubiA gene encoding 4-hydroxybenzoate octaprenyltransferase, giving the protein MNIRRFFLQFLPRYAVGRMVIYAKLMRVDKPIGTLLLLWPTYWALWIASKGVPDADIFLAFSAGTFLMRSAGCVVNDFADRNFDGAVERTKNRPFAKGLVSKIEALLLTVMLCLMAALCLVQLNRFTWLMSLPALFLAITYPFTKRFFPLPQFYLGLAFSFGIPMAFAAVQGRVPSEAWLMFTANALWTLAYDTIYAMADKEDDLKIGIKTSAITFGHHDITASMLCHFWFTVLMVVLGIKIGATWPYWLVLPITAYWQCQQYAAIRTRDRQLCFQTFLANNRIGLAWFCGLVCHYFWLFLVSKLF
- a CDS encoding chorismate lyase, yielding MELDIPRGTLCSHAEASSLLPSKAEHLLTVSSLTAALRASGKDFSVEPVYLGLTKGVENGDEIFVRDVLLKLDGETVIQARSACRPDSSLWTELLDCGTQPLGERLFDGTLPLKRSDFEFLRFEDFDHPSFRRPVTARRSYFDWNGETLELTEYFLLKLIDLYR